Within Claveliimonas bilis, the genomic segment CTTACAATGATCATATCCACATTCTGAAAGGATTTCGCCGTTTCCACGATCTTCGGAACCGCGATCTCGCAAAGCCGGGGGCTGTGGATCCCCTCTGGCTGGTCGGGAATACATTTTGTCTCCACATCAAGAGTGGGAAACTTCTCCATGATCTGTCTTTGATGGGAATATAATACTTCCGGATCCTCACAGGTCAGAACCCGGATCAGTCCTACTTTAAACTTCTTTTCATGCTGACTCATTTTGCTTCCTCCTTTTACTTTTATAAAAAACCCCGCAGCTTTTCCATTGCTGCAGGGTTCGCCTTTTTCTATACCTGGAACACTCCCTCTTTGATAACAAGTGCATCATCAAGATAGAGCGTCGGCTTCAGTATAATGCCGTCCATGTGGCATTCTGCCTTGTTTACCCCGCCGAAGGATGTATTGGTTCCAAACGCAATGTGTACGGTTCCGTACACTTTTTCATCTTCCAGAATAATGCCGTTCAGAATCGCTGCTTCGTTTGTTCCGATACCCAGTTCACACAGAGTACCGTTCACTTCGTTTTTCAGCAGGATGTCCAGATTTTCACTTTTTTCTCCTGTCACCTGGCGAAGCTTGCCGCCGCTGATCTTCATGTGAAGCGGGCTTTCCAGCTTTCCGATTCCCACCATGGAACCGTCTATGATCATCTCGCCGTCGGATCCGTCCTCCAGAGGTGCAATGTACGCTTCTCCGGAAGGAAGATTGCCGCATTTCCCGGCTTCCTTATATACTCCCGGACTTGGCACGCCGTCTCTTCCTTTCAGACTGATGTTCAATACCATTCCGTCTTTTTCAATTCTTGCATTGTCTGCCTTTGTCAGCATATCGGTGATCTTTGCCGTCAGTTTCTCCACTTCGCCGTAATCGGCCGTCATAGCACCTTTGCTGAACATTTCTTTTGTGATTCCCGGCATGGTCGCAACTCTGGTTCCTGCTGCCGCAGCCTCGATCCTTGCACTTGTGTGAGTCAGAGATTTGGCAGTAGGCGCAATGACGACATCCGCCGCTTTCATGGCTTCTGCCACTGCTTTAGGCGGCTCCTGTCCGCTTACTTCTCTCTCCTTCATCACAAGCAGCATTCCTTCACAGCCAAGATGGCAGGATGCTTCATAGAGAGCCTCGCCGATCTCTTTTCTTGTGTCGTCAGTGATCACAAGTACGGATTCTTCTTTTTTTACTCCCAGACAGGAAACAAGTACCTGCTCTGCAATTTTTACTAAGTCTTTCATGGTATGTCTATCCTCTCTTTTTCAAATCTGTCAGCTCTGATACAACGCGTGCCAGAAGCGTTCTCGGAAGGACGACCATTTTCCCGGTCTTCTCCTCAAACATACGCTTCATTTCCTGTGTATAACCGATGCAGTCCAGGACGATCAGATCAGCGTCCATATCTTTCACCTGCTCCGCAGCTTTCTCCAGATCTTCCCACTCTCCGTAAGGTGATGCTGCGATGGATGTCACCTTATCCACATACTGACTCCATTTTCCTTCTGTCTGCGCAAGCTGCAGGGGTGACGGAGTCATGCAGATAATGTTGGATTTCTTTGTCATCAGAGGAACAATCCGATCCAGAATATCGCAGGGATAGAGCAGAGGAATGTTTTTGGACGTCAGTGTTTCCGGAAACTTTCCTGTGCAGAAGAACATGATCAGCCTGCAGCCGTCCTCCTCCATCCTGTCAATAGCCTCCTGGAGCCTCGGCAGGATATAGCGCTCTGCAAAGGTCACAGAAGTACCGTCCGTCAGACGGGAGACCAGCACATAGTCTCCCTCCTCCGGTTTAAACTTTGCAATCTCTTCCTTTGTCAGTCCGTCCAGGCCTCCTGCCTGCACCAGTTCAGCCTGCCCTTCAAAAATATCCATAATGTCTGCTGTCACATCGACTCTCGGCGCCTGCCCGATGGTGATCGCACCAATTTTCATCTGTATTCACCTCTTATTCCTGTCCCAGTGTCTGTAAATGATCCATCTTTCCATACAGTTTTACAAGACGTGCATATTCTGCTTCATCATAGAATTTGCACTGTCCTCTTCCGAAGGCTTTTGCAACTTCCAGCATAAAGCGCGCTGCTTCTTCTACGTCCGCTGCATGGGTTGCTCCTGTCGCGCATCCCGGCACCATAACTTCTGCTGTGATGGCGATTCCTACAACCGGAGCTTTTGTTGCAGTACACGGCTGCAGAACGCTGTTGATATGATGTACGTCATTTCCGTAAGGAGTAATATCCTGTGTTGCCAGAGGAAATACATAAGGAAGTTTTCCTGTTGTGATCTGCATCAGATCCAGCAGGTCTTCTGATGTTCTTAAAATATATCCTTCTTTTACAGTAGGAGAAATGGCGAATCCTCTTGTGTTGATCACGCGATTTCCCTTTGTTGTATCAACAGAGAGAATCGCATCCAGGTCGTCTGACACTTCTTCTTGGTTCACCTGTGACATCTCTACCGGAGATCCCATAAACGGAACCGGGTCATGAGGCTGTGTCGGCGCATCCGGACAGATATGTGTGGAGATCAGAACATCCCCCTCCAGCATATCTCCTTTGTTCTGCATATCCAGGATTTTAGCCGCAAGAGCAACTGCTGCAAGTGCTCCGTCACCGTCGGATACGAATCCGATCCTTTCCGGGCGCGCTCCAAGACCTCCCAGTCTTCCAAGGAGTCCGATGGTCGGAGCGTTTCCTCCGTTTGTCTTTCCTTTGGATCCGGGGATCCGCACTTTCAGCATATCTGTGGAACCTTTTGACCCTTTCAGTTCATATACTTCGATGTCTGCATCCGGTTTGATCGTTCTTAAATATTCTTCTACTTTCTTCCCTGTCACATTTCCATCATCCAGGATATCGTACGCTTCAATAATCTGTTTCATTAACATGGCTTTTATCTCCTTTTTCTGCTTTTCTATTTTGTTTTTCGTCCATGCTTTCCATGGAGCGCTGTACATT encodes:
- a CDS encoding AroM family protein — its product is MKIGAITIGQAPRVDVTADIMDIFEGQAELVQAGGLDGLTKEEIAKFKPEEGDYVLVSRLTDGTSVTFAERYILPRLQEAIDRMEEDGCRLIMFFCTGKFPETLTSKNIPLLYPCDILDRIVPLMTKKSNIICMTPSPLQLAQTEGKWSQYVDKVTSIAASPYGEWEDLEKAAEQVKDMDADLIVLDCIGYTQEMKRMFEEKTGKMVVLPRTLLARVVSELTDLKKRG
- a CDS encoding aminopeptidase, whose protein sequence is MKDLVKIAEQVLVSCLGVKKEESVLVITDDTRKEIGEALYEASCHLGCEGMLLVMKEREVSGQEPPKAVAEAMKAADVVIAPTAKSLTHTSARIEAAAAGTRVATMPGITKEMFSKGAMTADYGEVEKLTAKITDMLTKADNARIEKDGMVLNISLKGRDGVPSPGVYKEAGKCGNLPSGEAYIAPLEDGSDGEMIIDGSMVGIGKLESPLHMKISGGKLRQVTGEKSENLDILLKNEVNGTLCELGIGTNEAAILNGIILEDEKVYGTVHIAFGTNTSFGGVNKAECHMDGIILKPTLYLDDALVIKEGVFQV
- a CDS encoding DUF1177 domain-containing protein, translated to MLMKQIIEAYDILDDGNVTGKKVEEYLRTIKPDADIEVYELKGSKGSTDMLKVRIPGSKGKTNGGNAPTIGLLGRLGGLGARPERIGFVSDGDGALAAVALAAKILDMQNKGDMLEGDVLISTHICPDAPTQPHDPVPFMGSPVEMSQVNQEEVSDDLDAILSVDTTKGNRVINTRGFAISPTVKEGYILRTSEDLLDLMQITTGKLPYVFPLATQDITPYGNDVHHINSVLQPCTATKAPVVGIAITAEVMVPGCATGATHAADVEEAARFMLEVAKAFGRGQCKFYDEAEYARLVKLYGKMDHLQTLGQE